The genomic segment TTCGCTTGGTGGTGTATGCGGCAAAGACGAAAATGCCGAACAGAAGATAAAAGCGGATCTGTTTGAGTGAATAGGTTCTGCTGATGAATACAGCCGCCAATACACCCACAGATCCGTAGTTGATCAATGTTTTGATGGATCCCAGCGTGATCAGCGAAGCATCTATGATGGTTGCCGCAGCAAACAATGCATACACGGCAAGAAAAATCAATTCCGATGTGCGGATTCTAAATGTTGTTCTGAAAACCATTGATTCAATCCTTTGCATTGAGGCAGGTAGTTATGTGAACCGGATCAGCACTTCCGCAGCAATGGCCTTGAGCTTCTGCGTCAGACTGATCTCACCGCAGCGGAAATAGCTCCGGCGGTTTTTGGAAAGGTGGGGCTTGATCCGGGCTGCTGCATGCCGATCCCGGAGCTGAAACGCCAGCTTGCCGTTCTGGATCAGCCGGGCGTATGCCTTTGCCCGTGCCGGATCCTCCAGAGCCGGCCAGACAGCCGCAGCCTCCTGGGCAATTTTTTCACGGGCGGGGATTTCGGTGAGCCGGGCTTCCGTGAATTGCCGGATGTTAACGGCACTGTCGCTTCTGACCAGATAATTGTACAGGCAATCAGAAAGGAACACCACGTTCCGGTAGGGGCGCAGCATGCGCACCAGCCACTCGCAGTCCTCTCCCACCGCAAAGGCAGGATCCATTTCCGGCAGCCGGATGACGCCGTCCTGCTTCCAGTATGCAGTGGAGAATACCTTGTTCCAGATGTGCCCGGCATAACCGTTGAACAGCAGAGCCTGCCGGAGAGCTTCTTCTCCCGTACCGATGCCGGTTCTGCCTTTGAAGGTATACTGGGTCTGACCGGTGTCTGCGTGGATCCGTTTCCAGCCATAAAAACAAGCGTCCGCAGCATGCTCCTGCACAGCGGACAGTACTGTTTCATAGGCGTTTGGCTCCAAAAAATCATCGGAATCCACAAAGGTCACATAATCGCCGGTCACTTTCTGAAAGGCGGCGTTTCTGGCAGTGCATACCCCTTCGTTCTCCTTGTGGATCACCAGACAGCGGGAATCCTTCTGTGCGTATTCGTCACAAATGGCTCCGCTGTTGTCTGTGGAGCCATCGTCACAAAGAATGATTTCCAAATTGGAGTAGGACTGCCCCAGCAGGCTGTCCAGGCACTTGCGCAGATAGGGCGCAACGTTGTATACAGGAACAATGACGGAGAGTTTCGCAGTACAGTCCAAATCATTCCCTCCCGGTGATAAACTGTGCTTTCCAGCGGTCGATGTTCTCCTGTTTCAGGACGATTTCCGTGCGGATGGTGCTGTTGAGCATGGCATCCAGCTTGTCTATTTCTTCCCGCTTGAGGCACACAATGTTGTTGGTGTCGTGGAATCCGGCGGCGCGATGATCGATGGAAATGATGATGGAGCGCACTTTATGCTGCAGGGCGAAAATGCCGCCGTGCAGTCTGGTGCCGATGTAGTCAATGTCCCCCTTGTCCAACAGAGCGCCGAACACATCCAGGTTGTAGATCCGGGGGATATCCTTTGTATCCGGGAAACTGTCCAGGTACTTTTCATCCTCTGTGGTCTGGCACCAGAAATACAGAGCCTTGTAATTCTGCTGGAGGATTTTCAGTATCTCCCCGTCCTTTTCCCGATCCAGCTGATCCTTGAAGCCGCTGAGAGAAAAGGCACACTGACTTGCTTTTTCCGTCGGGATCTGACTACAGAATTCCGGCGTCAGCTTCCAGAGGGTGGGGCAGCCGGTGTTGATGGCACGGATGCCGATGGATTCCAGAAGCTCCCGGCTTTCCTCGTCTCTGACGGAATGTATATATTTTTTGCTCAAGATCCTTTTGTAGATCCACTTGCTGTATGCGGTCAGCCGCCGCCTGCCCTGTGTGGTGCCCACGCCGGCAACTATCACATTTTTATACAGGGGCCAGGTCAGCAGACCGATCTGCCATTGGCGGCGTGTATTGAAAATATCATAGGAAAGCAGGTTGGTTCCCATGATGAATTTATAGTCACATTCGTCTGCGTAGCGGCGCTTCGCCCGGAGCCGGAGATAGGTCAGAAAATTAAAGTTTTTCAGATGGGTCGCATATCTGACCACAAAGCACTGCTTCAGAAGATTCTCCAGCTGGGTTTCCAGGCTTTCCAGAATAACAATATCTCCGATATTGGATGTGCCGATGGCGGTATCAAAAATGATCGTTTTCTTCATGTTGCTGCATGCTCCCCCTCGTTGGAATTCCAGGATGCGATCATCCGTTCATACATCTGGGGCAGGGAATAGGCTGCCTGCCAGCGGAGTGCCCGGATGGCGGAGGTGTCCAGATTCATGTGCAGCTGCGCTGCGTATCCGAATTTGCTGATGTCCTCCGGAATGCATTCTACCTGGATCCCGCTGCCGCAGTTCTGCGCCACCATCTGCGCCATTTCATAAATGGAGCAGTAGGTGTCCTCGTTGGCGATGTTGTAGGCATGACAGGACTGTCCCTCTGTCAGAATGGTCAGAATGGCTCTGACCGCATCAGAAGTGTAAAGGTAGGAGCGCTTGGTTTCTCCCTTTGTGTGCAGGATGATATTCCGGTTTTCCACTGCACACCGTGCGAATTCCGCAAACACACGGCCGTCCCGGTATGCTACCCCTGCCCCGAAGGTCTGGGTGAGCCGGGCGGTCATAATGGGAATGCCATACTGGGAAGCATAGGCGCAGCAAAGGTTTTCACAGGCGCGCTTGCTTTCCGGATAGCAGGCACGCACGTTCATGCAATCCAGGTTTGTAGGATGCTGCTCGGTGATCTTTTCGTCGGTCTGGGGCGTGCCGTATACTTCCATGCTGGAGGTGTACACAACACCGGCGCACTGCTTTTCCACTGCCAGCTTCAGAATCTGATCCGTGCCGTTGACTGCAGTCAGAAATGTGGTGACCGGCTGCTGAACGAACTGCTTGCTGTCGGTGACGCTTGCGCAGTGGATGATGTAATCGATCCGGGCTTCGATGGCAGGAATGCTGCTGATATCGCAGATCAGAAGCTCCACGCCGGTGTATCCGGAAAAGCATGTCTCTGCCTTTTCCCGGTTTCTTGCCATTGCGATCACGTGAATGCAGCCCTTTGCGCAAAGGGCTTTTACGATGAGCTTGCCGATCAGACCGGTGGATCCGGTCACCAGAACGGTTTTCCCGGTCAGCTTGCTCCAGTTGATGTTGGTGTCGCTGCAGATGTGCCGGATGTCCTCCAGTACAACAGGATTTTCCCTATTCAATCCATTACCCCCAAATCTGAGAATTCTCGCTGGCATCCAGCATAGCTCTGAAAATGTAGTAATCTGACGGCGTGGTGATCTTGATATTGTCCGGCTTGCCCTCTACCGGGTAGATCTTGGTGCCGTAGTGGAGCATCAGACTTGCAGAGTCCACAAAATCATATCTGCTGTCCGCCTGCGCCTGTAAATGTGCCTGATAGATACTGCCGATCCGGAAGGTCTGGGGGGCTTTTGCGATCCAGCAGTCCTTGCGGTTCATGATGTTCTTGATGGTGGAGCCTTCCTTCAGGGCAATGGTTTCAATGGCGGGGGAGACCGTCACGGCACAGCCGTTTTCCTTGGCACACTGAATGTTCTGAGAAATGGTATCCCGGTCAATCACCGGTCTTACACCATCGTGAATCAGCACGAAATCATCGTCGGAAAACAGCTCGTGGGCTTTGGAAATGCCGGCAAAAATGGACATCTGTCCGGTTTCGCCGCCGGGTACGATCTCCTTTACCTTGCGGATCCCAAACTTGCTGAGCAGTTTTTTCAGGTGATCGATCCAGTCCACCAGGCAAACGATCACAATGCCGTCAATCTCATCATGCTCCTCGAACTGCTCCAGTGTGTAGATGATGATAGGCTTTCCGTGTACTTCCAGAAACTGCTTGGGGGTCACTTTGGTGTTCATTCTCTGCCCGGTGCCTCCGGCAAAAATGACGGCAACGTTCATATCCATGTTCTCCTTTTTTATAATTTGGAACGCATCAGTTCTGCCACCTTCCGGCAGGCAGAGCCGGTTTCGTAGCTGCCGGATGCCTCATGATAGGCGATCACGTCATTGACATAGTGTTCTTCGTCAAAAGCAGCAATTTTTTCAGCCAGCTCATCATTATTCTCTGTGAGAATAAAGGGCCAGCTGTGGATATCGGTGTAAAAGTCACGCTCGTTCTGATAGGAGCGCAGATCTGTTGCAAACAGGAAGCAGGGACGGTGCGTCAGGGAAAAATCCCACATGGAGGAGGAGTAATCGGTAATGAGAATGTCCGATACAAACAGCAGCTCCTGCATGTCGTTGTAGTGGGATACATCCATCACATCATGGCTTGCAGCGTCAAACGTATCCTTCAGCATGGGATGAAGCCGGTACAGAATGACCCACTCTCCGCCGAATCGATTCTGCAGGGCGGTTTTCAGCCGGGATTCGTCCAGCTCATAGTCCGTGTACTTGATGATCTGCCGATAGGTGGGAGCATACAGCAGGATATGCTGCTCCTCCGAAAGTCCCAGCCGCTTTTTGATTTGCGCAGCCTTTTCGGGATCCTTTGTAAAAAGCAGGTCATTTCTCGGCATACCGTAATCCAGGATCTGACCCTGAAAGTGAAAAGAGCCCTGAATGGTATCTCTGGTAAAAATGGCAGAGCTGGAAATGAAGGCATCCGTTCTTGCGTTGAAATAGGAACGGCGCTTTGCGGTGAAGTAGTTGATGTTCTTGGTCTGGGCGCCCACCTTTTTGTAGGATCCGCCTCCATGCCAGGTCTGGATGATGTACTGTTCCTTCCGGAATCGGATGTAGGAAAGGTAGTCCACGTTGGTGATGATAAACCGGGAGGTACACAGTAGCTTGTAGAATTTCAGGGTGCCATGCTTTATAACAGTAACCCGTTCGTCCCGGATCCCGTCATAGGTTGCCGGGTCATCCAGACCCCATACCACCTCAAACTGATCCTTGCAGTGGGTCAGAAGGTATTCGGAAACGGCTTTGGGATTGCAGGAATACTGCGCACCCTTATAGCTTACAAATGTGACCCGGTTTTTCCGGATGGGAAAGATGCTGAATAAACTGAAAAAAGCCCGGCATGCCCAGAAAATGAGCAGTTTGAAAAAATCCTTCATGATTCTATTCTCCCCAAGTGAATTATGCGTTGCGGTACTTGATGATCCTGGCAGGCACGCCTGCTGCAACCGCATAGTCCGGCAGGGATTTGGTGACAACCGCCCCTGCTGCGATCACACAGCCCTGACCGATGGTAACACCGTCCAGAATGGTTGCCTTTGCGCCGATCCAGCAGTCCGGACCGATGTGTACGCCCTTTCTGGAACAGGGCTGCATCCGGATGGGTGTATCCGGGTCACTGAATACGTGGTTCTCCGCATGGATGCTGCAATAGGGACCGATGATGGTGTCGTGACCGATGAACACATCAGCTCTTGCGCCGATAAAGGTGCGGGCAGAGATCCCTACGTTGTCCTCGATTACGATGCCTTCTCCCAGTTCAGTGATGACTCCGCTGCATTCCAGGATGCATTCCGGCCCGATATTTACGTTGTCTCCCATGCGGATGCCCTGCTTGGAAAGGGCGTTGATGCGGCAGCCCTGATGAATGGTCACGCCGCTGCCTACGCTGATTTTCCCTTTGCTTTTCAGCACGCAGTGCCTGCCGCAGAAAAAGACCTTTCCCGCACTTCTGAAGAAGCATTTTTTAAAAAGCCCCCGTATCAGCATGCAGAAGCGTTCCCATACAATGCCGATCAGCTCCGTGCCCTGTATGGTTTCATCGATCAGATATTCTCTTTTTTTCAGCTTGGAAACCAGCCTGGAGAACATCCTGTTTAAAAATCCTCTTTTACTCATTTACATCTCACTGCAATTATTTAAAAATAGATCCATATACCGTCCGCAGATATAATCCCAGCTGTAAGCCTGCCGGATCCGGTCAGTGGACAGTTGATCGTATCGGTCAATCTCCTCCGGCAGCATCTGGTCAGCCTGATCGATCAGCCGGGCCAGATCACCGTCAGATTTGTTCCAGTACAGGGCGGAATCCTCCGCCACTTCCTTATTAAAGCCCACGTCCAGCAGAAGATTCAGCCGGGTGCTGCCCAGCGCCTCCAGCAGACTGGGATTCGTTCCGCCAACCTCGTGACCGTGAAAATAGCCATAGGCGTTTTCCCGGATCTTCATCAGCAGCTCGGTGTTGTAAACGGTGCCAACGAATTTGATTCTCGGATCCCTGTCAAAGCCGGTTTTGCGTTTCAGATCCTCCAGGAACTTGTCGGACACATTGGTAATCAGCGCAAAATGCTTCTTGGTGTGGCTCTTCATAAATTCCCGGATCATGGTCTCATAGTTGTTTTCGGGCACAAAACGACCTACCACCAGGTAATATTCGCCCGGCGCCAGCCCTTTGGAACGATACCAGTCCGTCAGTGCCGGATCTGCATCCGTCAGGGTGCTCTTTCTGGTTTCTGCCCCATAGGCGATGAATGTGGTCTGCGGCTTGTAGCTTTCGTAGGATGTGCGGATGTATTTTTCGATGTTCTTGCTGTCGCATACCAGCAGATCCGCATGCTTGACCATCAGCTGCTCCGAGATCTTCCAGTACTTTCTGACCGGTGCCGGCCACTTTGCCCGCATCCATTCGTGCCCGTCCGGGTTCACATATACCTTGCCGCCAAGCTGATGGATCTGCTTGACGTATTTGTTGAAGAACGGACCGATGCGGCACGCCAGAACGTATACAATGGGGTTGGAAATGTGGTGCTGCTTTATGTATGCAACACAGTATTTCAGCGCATCCGTGTCATAAAAAATAGCCTGTGCGGGGCCGATGGGCTTGCGGAGCACATTGAAGCAATGGGCGTTGTGATAGGTGAATTCCCCCACCTTTTCTGCCTCGTCCACTGCGCATGCCACGTGATATTTGATCTCCGGCTGATCCTGGTGATACTCTGTCAGCTTATCCACAAATGTTTCATATCCCCCGTAAGAACCGGGAATGCCTTTTGAACCAACAATAAATATATTCTGCATGTTTCCTGCCACTCTTTAATTTAGTTAAACTTGAACGTATCCTGAATGCCCAGCCACAGCTGATCCTTTTCGCTGAGCATCAGTCCGGTACCGTCCGGCAGGGTATAGCCGCTGCCGGAGGCGGAGCCGGGATATGTGCCGGTTACGCCCCAGTCGATGCCGATAGCCGGGTCATTCCAGGCAAGGCCGCCCTCATCCCCGGGGTGATAGAAGTCGTCGCATTTATAGCAGAACTCGGCGATCTCGCTGCGCACCAGGAAGCCGTGTGCAAAGCCCTTTGGAATCAGGAACTGCTTCTTGTTCTCGGCGGTCAGCTCTACGCCGAACCACTTGCCGTAGGTTGCTGAATTGCTCCGCAGGTCTACGGCAACGTCAAACACGCTGCCTCTGATGACCCGTACCAGCTTGGTCTGGGGGAACTGCTTCTGAAAGTGCAGCCCCCGCAGAACACCCTTTGTGGAGCAGGACTGGTTATCCTGTACAAAGGCAATGTCCAGTCCGGCTTCCTGCATATCGTTCTGGTTATAGGTTTCCATAAAATAGCCCCTGCTGTCCCCATGCACGGCGGGCTGGATGATGCATAGTCCCTGGATGCCGCCTACATGCTGATCGACCTTGATCTGTCCCATTAAAAATCAATCTCCTTCAAATATCGTTGCAGTGCGTCCTGCCATGCAGGAAGGGGTTGAAACCCGTTTTCTGCCAGTTTGGATTTGTCCAGACGGCTGTTGAAGGGCCGTGCCGCTTTGGAAAGACCGTATTCCGCAGTGGTGACCGGCACCACTCTTGTGGCATAGCCAGCCTGTTTGTAGATCTCGCAGGTAAAGTCATACCAGCTGATATAGCCCCCTTCGTTGGTGGCATGGTAATAGCCGTATTTCTCCGATTCCGCCATATCCACCAGCAGCCGTGCCAGATCCAGTGTATAGGTAGGCGTACCGATCTGGTCGCTGACCACACGGACGGTGTCATGCTTTTTGCCTACGTTGAGCATGGTTTTGATAAAGTTGCTGCCGTTTTTGCCGAATACCCATGCGATCCGCACAATGAAGTATTTCTCAAGGGTATCCGCCACAGCAAGCTCGCCCTCCAGCTTGGTCTGTCCGTATACATTCAGCGGCGCATAGTCCCTGCAGTCCGGCTGCCAGGGCTGGGTGCCCTGTCCGTTGAACACATAGTCCGTTGAGATGTACATCATTTTGCAGTCCAGCTTTTTGCACACCTGTGCAATGTTCCGGGTTCCACCGGCGTTGACTGCACGAACCTTTGCAATGTTTTCCGGATCCTCTGCGGCATCCACTGCTGTCCATGCAGCACAGTGGATCACCACATCCGGCGCAGCTTCGCCGATGACCCGGCTGACGCTTTCCGGGTCGGTGATATCCATTTCTTCGATATCCACGCCCACTGCATCATGTCCTCTGTTTTTCAGCTCATTGACCACGTCAAATCCCAGCTGTCCCTTCACGCCCGTAACCAGTGCTTTCATGTTTCCT from the Ruminococcus champanellensis 18P13 = JCM 17042 genome contains:
- a CDS encoding CDP-glycerol glycerophosphotransferase family protein; amino-acid sequence: MKDFFKLLIFWACRAFFSLFSIFPIRKNRVTFVSYKGAQYSCNPKAVSEYLLTHCKDQFEVVWGLDDPATYDGIRDERVTVIKHGTLKFYKLLCTSRFIITNVDYLSYIRFRKEQYIIQTWHGGGSYKKVGAQTKNINYFTAKRRSYFNARTDAFISSSAIFTRDTIQGSFHFQGQILDYGMPRNDLLFTKDPEKAAQIKKRLGLSEEQHILLYAPTYRQIIKYTDYELDESRLKTALQNRFGGEWVILYRLHPMLKDTFDAASHDVMDVSHYNDMQELLFVSDILITDYSSSMWDFSLTHRPCFLFATDLRSYQNERDFYTDIHSWPFILTENNDELAEKIAAFDEEHYVNDVIAYHEASGSYETGSACRKVAELMRSKL
- a CDS encoding IspD/TarI family cytidylyltransferase — encoded protein: MNVAVIFAGGTGQRMNTKVTPKQFLEVHGKPIIIYTLEQFEEHDEIDGIVIVCLVDWIDHLKKLLSKFGIRKVKEIVPGGETGQMSIFAGISKAHELFSDDDFVLIHDGVRPVIDRDTISQNIQCAKENGCAVTVSPAIETIALKEGSTIKNIMNRKDCWIAKAPQTFRIGSIYQAHLQAQADSRYDFVDSASLMLHYGTKIYPVEGKPDNIKITTPSDYYIFRAMLDASENSQIWG
- a CDS encoding NAD-dependent epimerase/dehydratase family protein is translated as MNRENPVVLEDIRHICSDTNINWSKLTGKTVLVTGSTGLIGKLIVKALCAKGCIHVIAMARNREKAETCFSGYTGVELLICDISSIPAIEARIDYIIHCASVTDSKQFVQQPVTTFLTAVNGTDQILKLAVEKQCAGVVYTSSMEVYGTPQTDEKITEQHPTNLDCMNVRACYPESKRACENLCCAYASQYGIPIMTARLTQTFGAGVAYRDGRVFAEFARCAVENRNIILHTKGETKRSYLYTSDAVRAILTILTEGQSCHAYNIANEDTYCSIYEMAQMVAQNCGSGIQVECIPEDISKFGYAAQLHMNLDTSAIRALRWQAAYSLPQMYERMIASWNSNEGEHAAT
- the rfbC gene encoding dTDP-4-dehydrorhamnose 3,5-epimerase — protein: MGQIKVDQHVGGIQGLCIIQPAVHGDSRGYFMETYNQNDMQEAGLDIAFVQDNQSCSTKGVLRGLHFQKQFPQTKLVRVIRGSVFDVAVDLRSNSATYGKWFGVELTAENKKQFLIPKGFAHGFLVRSEIAEFCYKCDDFYHPGDEGGLAWNDPAIGIDWGVTGTYPGSASGSGYTLPDGTGLMLSEKDQLWLGIQDTFKFN
- a CDS encoding acyltransferase, translated to MFSRLVSKLKKREYLIDETIQGTELIGIVWERFCMLIRGLFKKCFFRSAGKVFFCGRHCVLKSKGKISVGSGVTIHQGCRINALSKQGIRMGDNVNIGPECILECSGVITELGEGIVIEDNVGISARTFIGARADVFIGHDTIIGPYCSIHAENHVFSDPDTPIRMQPCSRKGVHIGPDCWIGAKATILDGVTIGQGCVIAAGAVVTKSLPDYAVAAGVPARIIKYRNA
- the rfbD gene encoding dTDP-4-dehydrorhamnose reductase, which encodes MKALVTGVKGQLGFDVVNELKNRGHDAVGVDIEEMDITDPESVSRVIGEAAPDVVIHCAAWTAVDAAEDPENIAKVRAVNAGGTRNIAQVCKKLDCKMMYISTDYVFNGQGTQPWQPDCRDYAPLNVYGQTKLEGELAVADTLEKYFIVRIAWVFGKNGSNFIKTMLNVGKKHDTVRVVSDQIGTPTYTLDLARLLVDMAESEKYGYYHATNEGGYISWYDFTCEIYKQAGYATRVVPVTTAEYGLSKAARPFNSRLDKSKLAENGFQPLPAWQDALQRYLKEIDF
- a CDS encoding polysaccharide pyruvyl transferase family protein, with the translated sequence MKKTIIFDTAIGTSNIGDIVILESLETQLENLLKQCFVVRYATHLKNFNFLTYLRLRAKRRYADECDYKFIMGTNLLSYDIFNTRRQWQIGLLTWPLYKNVIVAGVGTTQGRRRLTAYSKWIYKRILSKKYIHSVRDEESRELLESIGIRAINTGCPTLWKLTPEFCSQIPTEKASQCAFSLSGFKDQLDREKDGEILKILQQNYKALYFWCQTTEDEKYLDSFPDTKDIPRIYNLDVFGALLDKGDIDYIGTRLHGGIFALQHKVRSIIISIDHRAAGFHDTNNIVCLKREEIDKLDAMLNSTIRTEIVLKQENIDRWKAQFITGRE
- a CDS encoding glycosyltransferase family 2 protein translates to MDCTAKLSVIVPVYNVAPYLRKCLDSLLGQSYSNLEIILCDDGSTDNSGAICDEYAQKDSRCLVIHKENEGVCTARNAAFQKVTGDYVTFVDSDDFLEPNAYETVLSAVQEHAADACFYGWKRIHADTGQTQYTFKGRTGIGTGEEALRQALLFNGYAGHIWNKVFSTAYWKQDGVIRLPEMDPAFAVGEDCEWLVRMLRPYRNVVFLSDCLYNYLVRSDSAVNIRQFTEARLTEIPAREKIAQEAAAVWPALEDPARAKAYARLIQNGKLAFQLRDRHAAARIKPHLSKNRRSYFRCGEISLTQKLKAIAAEVLIRFT
- the cps2T gene encoding beta 1-4 rhamnosyltransferase Cps2T, whose translation is MQNIFIVGSKGIPGSYGGYETFVDKLTEYHQDQPEIKYHVACAVDEAEKVGEFTYHNAHCFNVLRKPIGPAQAIFYDTDALKYCVAYIKQHHISNPIVYVLACRIGPFFNKYVKQIHQLGGKVYVNPDGHEWMRAKWPAPVRKYWKISEQLMVKHADLLVCDSKNIEKYIRTSYESYKPQTTFIAYGAETRKSTLTDADPALTDWYRSKGLAPGEYYLVVGRFVPENNYETMIREFMKSHTKKHFALITNVSDKFLEDLKRKTGFDRDPRIKFVGTVYNTELLMKIRENAYGYFHGHEVGGTNPSLLEALGSTRLNLLLDVGFNKEVAEDSALYWNKSDGDLARLIDQADQMLPEEIDRYDQLSTDRIRQAYSWDYICGRYMDLFLNNCSEM